The Streptobacillus ratti genome includes a region encoding these proteins:
- a CDS encoding YadA C-terminal domain-containing protein yields the protein MNKTGNLVYKSSGALNTRGHVALGIGLGYQFNNMVSRNKDMLTLQRNGNINLLDENVHELEIQFNDMKKENISLKDEVKNLRTKLSELDILIKTIIKK from the coding sequence ATGAATAAAACAGGAAATTTAGTCTATAAATCAAGTGGAGCCTTAAATACAAGAGGTCATGTAGCATTGGGTATAGGACTTGGATATCAATTTAATAATATGGTTTCAAGAAATAAAGATATGCTAACATTACAAAGAAATGGAAATATTAACTTACTTGATGAAAATGTTCATGAACTTGAAATTCAATTTAATGATATGAAAAAAGAAAATATTTCATTAAAAGATGAAGTGAAAAATTTAAGAACTAAATTATCTGAATTAGATATATTAATCAAAACTATAATTAAAAAATAA
- a CDS encoding YadA-like family protein: MKIINLLLKNKLLINRNIITTFLIFGGFLGKLTYSYEIEFTNGNGMEGIDAEIIDMITENYEGRDHISGHYSGVVIYDEKEYQDKNYIKPYRLIDYKVNDNKINTNVISTAVAIGSHSISGQGGVSIGSYAQSTKEAVFGVNLGFQARTKGLASIAVGAGSLGEGKLSQAYGRNSTAIGDMSIAKGTASLAKSKGSIALGTVATATGENAIAIGSSDLDKNESDSNGYKYPTDEAKRTNASGKNSIALGHKAQSSKEDTLALGKGANASIDKSVALGSDSITTMATVVKEATIGNIKYSGFAGSNPDSVVSIGKSGQERQLQNVAAGQVSNTSTDAINGSQLYSTNMVLGKLADSVKTVLGGDAKVNENGSVSISNIGGTGKNNINDAIKAVKTEVKADNNSAISVTSSNATDGHPIYTLDVKTDNKTVLKDGNTGNLKVNVGTITTEITNSKILAKSDNNDKIALTGDVVKAINTLGDNNIKFNTDNGETKSQTLNRASGLKFSIKGSETIKTTAKNNEISIDLSDKTKKDIEKGVIANSGVANAVAMANLPQVSAIGNQRHNIAGSYGYFNGEHAFALGLSGMNEVGNLVYKASGSLNTKGHVSLGAGIGYQFDNIVSRSKDMLTLQRNGNINLLDEKVYELKIQFNDMKKENTTLKNEVKDLKDKLYELEMLIKTIINN; the protein is encoded by the coding sequence ATGAAAATAATAAATTTATTATTAAAAAATAAATTACTAATTAACAGAAATATAATAACAACATTTTTAATATTTGGAGGTTTTTTAGGAAAATTAACTTATTCATATGAAATAGAATTTACTAATGGAAATGGAATGGAGGGTATAGACGCTGAAATTATTGATATGATAACTGAAAATTATGAGGGCCGTGACCATATAAGTGGACATTATTCTGGAGTAGTTATATACGATGAAAAGGAATACCAAGATAAAAATTACATTAAACCATATAGACTTATAGACTATAAAGTTAATGATAACAAAATAAATACTAATGTCATATCAACAGCAGTTGCTATAGGTTCACATAGTATATCAGGTCAAGGTGGTGTAAGTATAGGTAGTTATGCTCAATCAACTAAAGAAGCTGTATTTGGAGTAAATTTAGGATTCCAAGCTAGAACTAAGGGATTAGCATCAATTGCAGTTGGTGCTGGAAGTTTAGGTGAAGGTAAATTATCACAAGCTTATGGGAGAAATTCTACAGCTATAGGAGATATGTCAATAGCTAAAGGTACAGCATCTCTAGCTAAATCTAAAGGTTCAATAGCTTTAGGTACTGTTGCAACTGCAACTGGAGAAAATGCAATAGCTATAGGTTCTTCTGATTTAGATAAAAATGAAAGTGATAGTAATGGATATAAATACCCTACTGATGAAGCAAAAAGAACAAATGCCTCTGGTAAAAATTCTATTGCATTAGGACATAAGGCTCAATCTTCTAAAGAAGATACATTAGCCTTAGGAAAAGGAGCAAATGCAAGTATAGATAAATCAGTTGCACTTGGTTCAGATAGTATTACAACAATGGCAACAGTAGTAAAAGAGGCTACAATAGGAAATATAAAATATAGTGGATTTGCTGGGAGTAATCCAGATTCAGTTGTATCTATAGGTAAAAGTGGTCAAGAAAGACAATTACAAAATGTTGCAGCAGGACAAGTTAGTAATACATCAACAGATGCAATAAATGGTTCTCAACTTTATTCAACTAATATGGTTTTAGGAAAATTAGCAGATTCCGTTAAAACAGTTCTAGGTGGAGATGCTAAAGTAAATGAAAATGGTTCTGTAAGTATTAGTAATATTGGTGGAACAGGTAAAAATAATATAAATGATGCAATAAAAGCTGTTAAAACAGAAGTTAAAGCAGATAATAATTCAGCAATAAGTGTAACATCAAGTAATGCAACAGACGGACACCCAATATATACTTTAGATGTGAAAACAGATAATAAAACAGTATTAAAAGATGGTAATACTGGTAATTTAAAAGTTAATGTAGGAACAATTACAACTGAAATAACTAATAGTAAAATATTAGCTAAATCAGATAACAATGATAAAATAGCTTTAACAGGAGATGTCGTAAAAGCTATAAATACTTTAGGAGATAATAATATTAAATTTAATACTGACAATGGAGAAACTAAATCACAAACTTTAAATAGAGCTAGTGGGCTAAAATTTAGTATAAAAGGTTCAGAAACAATAAAAACAACAGCTAAAAACAATGAAATATCTATAGACTTATCAGATAAAACAAAAAAAGATATAGAAAAAGGAGTTATAGCTAATAGTGGTGTGGCAAATGCAGTAGCAATGGCAAACTTACCACAAGTAAGTGCAATAGGTAATCAAAGGCATAATATAGCTGGTTCATATGGATATTTTAATGGAGAACATGCTTTTGCATTGGGATTATCAGGAATGAATGAAGTAGGAAATTTAGTATATAAGGCAAGTGGTTCATTAAATACAAAAGGTCATGTGTCTTTAGGAGCTGGGATAGGATATCAATTTGATAATATAGTTTCAAGAAGTAAAGATATGCTAACATTACAAAGAAATGGAAATATTAACCTACTTGATGAGAAAGTTTATGAACTTAAAATACAATTTAATGATATGAAAAAAGAAAATACTACATTAAAAAATGAAGTAAAAGATTTAAAAGATAAATTATATGAATTAGAAATGTTAATTAAAACTATAATTAATAACTAG
- a CDS encoding peptide ABC transporter substrate-binding protein, which yields MRKILNKLMCILAFFVLFISCFKEEVNIEDKVLVYNLFTSPRTLDPHKFDDSISMQLSSSIYEGLLRFDDKGKIIGGLAKSYIKEGNKYSFELRDNLKYSDGTEIKLEDIEESLIKVLNKDFLSQYASKLFIIKNAKNYYEGNVSRKDVGIKIENNMLVIELEKDYNYFPYLMTLPVTAPYKEGKYNGPYKLELQTEQEILITKNENYWRSSEVHINKVKYVYFKDYSVLNNLIKNEDIDISRVDVELLDSKNINSYYNGRIWYLDYNLVNNEILKNIHLRKAISLAIDREAYIKLKNDGSKKALNLINELFDYTPDYLIEDFNLELAKFELELAKKELEVDNFKIELLSGNNSIEVKEIQFIQEQLKKNLGLEVEVKTVPYNDRLALIRENKYDIALNTWSSKYKDPVSILDRFKYKNKKIEVFEQEKYRELVEEGRIFTEDRLNKVKEAEKMLLENLIVSPLYFSIENQYISDRITNIVNYPIGSVTDISYIKWK from the coding sequence ATGAGAAAAATATTAAACAAATTGATGTGTATATTAGCCTTTTTTGTTTTATTTATTTCTTGTTTTAAAGAAGAAGTAAATATAGAAGATAAAGTATTGGTATATAATTTATTTACGTCTCCAAGAACTTTAGATCCACATAAATTTGATGATAGTATTTCTATGCAATTGTCTAGTTCTATTTATGAGGGATTATTAAGATTTGATGATAAAGGTAAAATTATAGGTGGACTTGCTAAAAGCTATATTAAAGAGGGTAATAAATATTCATTTGAATTAAGAGATAATCTTAAATATTCAGATGGGACAGAAATTAAACTTGAAGATATAGAAGAATCTTTAATAAAAGTACTTAATAAAGATTTTCTTTCTCAATATGCCTCTAAATTATTTATAATAAAAAATGCTAAAAATTATTATGAGGGTAATGTTAGCAGAAAAGATGTCGGTATTAAGATTGAAAATAATATGTTAGTTATTGAGCTTGAAAAAGACTATAACTATTTCCCTTATTTAATGACATTACCAGTAACTGCACCATATAAAGAGGGGAAATATAACGGACCATATAAGTTAGAATTACAAACAGAACAAGAAATATTAATTACTAAAAATGAAAATTATTGGAGAAGTTCAGAAGTACATATTAATAAAGTTAAATATGTTTATTTTAAAGATTATTCTGTATTAAATAATTTAATAAAAAATGAAGATATAGATATTTCAAGAGTAGATGTTGAATTACTTGATTCTAAAAATATTAATTCATATTATAATGGTAGAATATGGTATTTAGACTATAATCTAGTGAATAATGAGATATTAAAAAATATACATTTAAGAAAAGCTATATCTCTTGCCATAGATAGAGAGGCATATATTAAATTAAAAAATGATGGTTCTAAAAAAGCACTTAATTTAATAAATGAATTATTTGATTATACACCAGATTATTTAATTGAAGATTTTAATTTAGAACTTGCTAAATTTGAATTAGAACTTGCAAAGAAAGAATTAGAAGTAGATAATTTCAAAATAGAATTATTATCTGGAAATAATTCTATAGAAGTTAAAGAAATACAATTTATACAAGAGCAATTAAAGAAAAATTTAGGATTAGAGGTAGAGGTTAAGACTGTACCATATAATGATAGATTGGCTTTAATTAGAGAAAATAAATATGATATTGCATTAAATACTTGGTCATCTAAGTATAAAGATCCAGTATCTATACTAGATAGATTTAAATATAAGAATAAGAAAATAGAAGTATTTGAACAAGAAAAATATAGAGAATTAGTTGAAGAGGGTAGAATATTTACCGAAGATAGATTAAATAAAGTAAAAGAAGCAGAAAAAATGTTATTAGAAAATTTAATAGTATCACCACTTTATTTCTCTATAGAAAATCAATATATTAGTGATAGAATTACAAATATAGTAAATTATCCTATAGGAAGCGTTACTGATATATCATATATTAAATGGAAATAA
- the metK gene encoding methionine adenosyltransferase, producing MEKIYFTSEFVSPGHPDKICDQISDAVLDACLSQDEDSRVACETFATTGFVLVGGEITTKTYVDIQKLVRDKIEEIGYVPGLGFDYDCGVVNMIHSQSSDIAQGVDIGGAGDQGIMFGGAVDETPEFMPLALSLARNIIMKLTALTRNKTLSWARPDAKAQVTLEYDKNGNVQKVESIVLSVQHDEEVTLEVIKRELKELVIKPALVEYGRDISEVDNFYINPTGRFVIGGPHGDTGLTGRKIIVDTYGGYFRHGGGAFSGKDSSKVDRSAAYAARWIAKNIVASGIAKKCEVQLSYAIGVVEPTSILVDTFGTSNIEDSKIAKVVKEIFDLTPRGIEKSLSLRKPSFRYQDLAAFGHIGRKDIDLPWERLDKVEDLKNRLKG from the coding sequence ATGGAAAAAATATATTTTACTTCAGAATTTGTATCACCGGGACATCCAGATAAAATTTGTGATCAGATTTCTGATGCAGTACTTGATGCTTGTTTATCTCAAGATGAAGATTCAAGGGTTGCATGTGAAACATTTGCTACAACTGGATTTGTATTAGTGGGTGGAGAAATAACAACTAAAACTTATGTTGATATACAAAAATTAGTAAGAGATAAAATTGAAGAAATAGGTTATGTGCCAGGACTTGGCTTTGATTATGATTGTGGTGTCGTAAACATGATACACTCACAATCATCTGATATTGCACAGGGTGTAGATATAGGAGGTGCTGGAGATCAAGGTATAATGTTTGGTGGAGCAGTAGATGAAACTCCAGAATTTATGCCACTTGCCTTAAGTTTAGCTAGAAATATAATAATGAAATTAACAGCATTAACAAGAAATAAGACTTTATCTTGGGCAAGACCAGATGCAAAAGCTCAAGTTACATTAGAATATGATAAAAATGGAAATGTACAAAAAGTAGAGTCTATAGTTTTATCAGTGCAACATGATGAAGAAGTAACTCTTGAAGTTATAAAAAGAGAATTAAAAGAATTAGTAATTAAACCAGCTCTTGTTGAGTATGGAAGAGATATTTCAGAAGTTGATAATTTCTATATTAATCCTACAGGACGTTTTGTAATAGGTGGACCACATGGAGATACTGGACTTACAGGTAGAAAAATAATAGTTGATACATATGGTGGATATTTTAGACATGGTGGTGGAGCATTTTCTGGAAAAGATAGTTCTAAAGTGGATAGATCAGCTGCATATGCAGCAAGATGGATAGCTAAAAATATAGTAGCATCAGGTATTGCAAAAAAATGTGAAGTTCAATTATCATATGCTATAGGTGTAGTAGAACCAACATCAATATTAGTAGATACATTTGGAACTTCAAATATTGAAGATAGTAAAATAGCTAAAGTAGTTAAAGAAATATTTGATTTAACACCACGTGGTATAGAAAAATCTTTATCTTTAAGAAAACCAAGTTTTAGATATCAAGATTTAGCAGCATTTGGTCATATAGGTAGAAAAGATATAGACTTACCATGGGAAAGATTGGATAAAGTAGAGGATTTAAAGAATAGATTGAAAGGATAG
- the recR gene encoding recombination mediator RecR, whose translation MKKIDELVLVLSNLKGIGKKNATRIAFDLLSKDEDDINYLLYTIKSAYENIKPCSICHNLTDLGICDICSSTNRNKNVICVVEDTRDIYAFNKASSYNGLYHVLGGKIDPLNGIGIDELNIDSLLLRIDENVNEVILALNPDLEGETTILYLTKLLSSMNVKVSRIASGIPIGGNIEYSDSATLIKSLEGRVIIKRGDEE comes from the coding sequence ATGAAAAAAATTGATGAATTAGTGCTAGTATTATCTAATTTAAAAGGTATAGGTAAAAAAAATGCAACAAGGATTGCTTTTGATTTACTTTCAAAAGATGAAGATGATATAAACTATCTACTATATACTATTAAAAGTGCATATGAGAATATAAAGCCATGTAGTATATGTCATAATCTAACTGATTTAGGAATATGTGATATATGTAGTTCTACTAATAGAAATAAAAATGTAATTTGTGTAGTAGAAGATACAAGAGATATTTATGCTTTTAATAAAGCAAGTTCATATAATGGACTATATCATGTATTAGGTGGTAAAATAGATCCATTAAATGGTATAGGTATAGATGAATTAAATATAGATAGTCTTTTATTAAGAATAGATGAGAATGTAAATGAGGTAATTCTTGCACTAAATCCTGATTTAGAGGGAGAAACAACTATACTTTACCTTACAAAATTATTAAGTAGTATGAATGTTAAAGTTAGTAGAATTGCTAGTGGAATACCTATAGGTGGAAATATAGAATATTCTGATAGTGCTACTTTAATTAAGTCGTTAGAGGGTAGAGTAATAATAAAGAGAGGGGATGAAGAATAA
- the pykF gene encoding pyruvate kinase PykF, producing MKIKMTKVVCTIGPKSEKKEVLKQLILSGMNVMRLNFSHGDFEEHGNRIKTIREISKETGKYVAILLDTKGPEIRTGSHAEGDVKYELVEGQDFIVTTDYEFKGTPEKISVSYPNMTKDLKPGDTILIDDGLIGLEVKRIEGNEIFCKVKNSGALGQKKGVNLPGVSVSLPALAEKDKGDLKFGCEVGVDFIAASFIRKASDVAEVRRVLDENGGEHIKIISKIENQEGIDNFDEILELSDGIMVARGDLGVEIPVEEVPFAQKMMIKKCNAAGKPVITATQMLDSMQKNPRPTRAEAGDVANAILDGTDAVMLSGESANGKYPVEAVKTMATISAKTDEYGVPKIYYSHDVTITEAISKGAVEAAENLGAKLIVCWTKTGRAAKMIRKYNPTMPIIALTDSEVTARQLALVRGVRAVVATDLDNAEHFFAKALEVAASNASTTEDEAYTGFKKGDLVVLVTGISETGTTNTFKVARIG from the coding sequence ATGAAAATAAAAATGACTAAGGTTGTATGTACTATAGGACCTAAAAGTGAAAAGAAAGAAGTTTTAAAACAATTAATTTTAAGTGGAATGAATGTTATGAGATTAAATTTCTCACATGGAGATTTTGAAGAACATGGAAATAGAATTAAAACTATAAGAGAAATATCAAAAGAAACAGGTAAATATGTTGCGATTTTATTAGATACTAAAGGGCCAGAAATTAGAACAGGTTCTCATGCTGAAGGTGACGTTAAATATGAATTAGTTGAAGGACAAGATTTCATAGTTACTACAGATTATGAATTTAAAGGAACACCTGAAAAAATATCAGTTTCTTATCCTAACATGACTAAGGATTTAAAACCAGGAGATACTATATTAATAGATGATGGATTAATAGGATTAGAAGTTAAGAGAATAGAGGGGAACGAAATTTTCTGTAAAGTTAAAAACTCTGGAGCATTAGGACAAAAGAAAGGTGTTAATTTACCAGGAGTATCAGTTTCATTACCAGCTTTAGCTGAAAAAGATAAAGGGGATTTAAAATTTGGATGTGAAGTTGGAGTTGACTTTATAGCTGCATCATTTATAAGAAAAGCTTCAGACGTTGCAGAAGTTAGAAGAGTATTAGATGAAAATGGTGGAGAACACATTAAAATAATTTCTAAAATAGAAAATCAAGAGGGTATAGATAACTTTGATGAAATCTTAGAATTATCTGATGGAATTATGGTTGCAAGAGGAGATTTAGGAGTAGAAATTCCAGTTGAAGAAGTTCCATTTGCACAAAAAATGATGATTAAAAAATGTAATGCAGCTGGAAAACCAGTAATTACAGCTACTCAAATGTTAGATTCTATGCAAAAAAATCCAAGACCTACAAGAGCAGAAGCAGGAGACGTTGCTAATGCTATCTTAGATGGAACAGATGCAGTTATGTTATCTGGAGAATCTGCAAATGGTAAATACCCAGTTGAAGCTGTTAAAACTATGGCTACAATTTCTGCTAAAACAGATGAATATGGAGTACCAAAAATTTACTACAGCCATGATGTAACAATTACAGAAGCTATATCAAAAGGTGCAGTAGAAGCTGCTGAAAATTTAGGGGCTAAATTAATAGTTTGTTGGACAAAAACAGGAAGAGCAGCTAAAATGATTAGAAAATACAATCCAACTATGCCAATTATTGCTTTAACTGATTCTGAAGTTACTGCAAGACAATTAGCATTAGTAAGAGGAGTTAGAGCAGTTGTTGCTACAGACTTAGATAATGCTGAACACTTCTTTGCTAAAGCTTTAGAAGTAGCAGCATCAAATGCTTCAACTACTGAAGATGAAGCATACACAGGATTTAAAAAAGGAGACTTAGTTGTATTAGTAACAGGAATTTCTGAAACTGGAACAACTAATACATTTAAAGTTGCAAGAATAGGATAA
- the pfkA gene encoding 6-phosphofructokinase yields the protein MKKIAILTSGGDSQGMNTAIRVVAKTAMHKGMEVYGIRRGYKGILNKDIFKMSLLDVAGLAGKGGTMLLSARLPEFKDPEVRTKAANILKEYGIEGLVVIGGDGSFHGAHYLYEEHGIKTIGIPGTIDNDIAGTDYTIGYDTALNIILESFNQIRDTAKSHDRTFFIEVMGRNCGDLALNAGIAAGANGILIPEVETSIEDIINIIQKRRKAGKFYDVIIMSEGYKNKENILKELKERMPELDVKHTALSHIQRGGNPTAADRLLATRLGVKAVELLLEGQSGLMVGIESSTVVTHKLSYAWENYHKKSQEDYDIAMMLSV from the coding sequence ATGAAAAAGATAGCAATCTTAACTAGTGGCGGAGATTCACAAGGTATGAATACCGCTATAAGAGTAGTTGCTAAAACAGCTATGCACAAGGGCATGGAAGTTTACGGTATTAGAAGAGGGTATAAGGGAATTTTAAATAAGGATATATTTAAAATGTCATTGCTTGATGTAGCTGGTCTTGCAGGAAAAGGTGGGACTATGTTATTATCAGCAAGATTACCAGAATTTAAAGACCCAGAAGTAAGAACTAAAGCAGCGAATATTTTAAAAGAATATGGAATTGAGGGCTTAGTGGTAATAGGTGGAGATGGTTCTTTCCATGGAGCTCATTATTTATATGAAGAACATGGAATAAAAACTATAGGAATACCTGGAACTATAGATAATGATATTGCAGGGACAGATTATACTATAGGTTATGATACTGCATTAAATATAATACTTGAGTCATTCAATCAAATTAGAGATACAGCAAAATCTCATGATAGAACTTTCTTTATAGAAGTTATGGGAAGAAACTGTGGAGATTTAGCTTTAAATGCTGGAATTGCAGCAGGAGCAAATGGTATATTAATTCCAGAGGTTGAAACTTCTATTGAAGATATAATAAACATTATTCAAAAAAGAAGAAAAGCTGGAAAATTCTATGATGTAATAATAATGTCAGAAGGATATAAAAATAAAGAAAATATACTTAAAGAATTAAAGGAAAGAATGCCTGAGTTAGATGTTAAACATACTGCATTATCACATATTCAAAGAGGAGGTAATCCTACAGCAGCAGATAGATTACTTGCTACTAGATTAGGAGTTAAGGCAGTAGAATTATTATTAGAAGGACAATCAGGTTTAATGGTTGGAATTGAAAGTTCAACTGTGGTTACTCACAAACTATCATACGCATGGGAAAATTATCATAAGAAATCTCAAGAAGATTATGATATTGCAATGATGTTATCGGTTTAA
- a CDS encoding PTS sugar transporter subunit IIA: MGFLCRLFGKCKKEAVKKNNEIKIVSPIDGKVIPLEEVPDPTFAQALLGNGIGIEPLKSGVVKSPVDGTIIQLFETKHAFVVETEDRVQVLTHFGLNTVKLKGEGFEIIAKEGSKVKAGDPIVKFDYDFLKSNADSLITPVVILETEEYKSVIPVKGIDTAISGETVIINIEK, encoded by the coding sequence ATGGGATTTTTGTGTCGTTTATTCGGTAAATGTAAAAAAGAAGCAGTTAAGAAAAATAATGAAATTAAGATTGTATCACCAATAGATGGAAAGGTAATTCCGTTAGAAGAAGTTCCAGATCCAACATTTGCACAAGCATTACTTGGTAATGGTATAGGTATTGAACCTTTAAAAAGTGGTGTAGTTAAATCACCAGTAGATGGGACTATTATACAATTATTTGAAACTAAGCATGCTTTTGTAGTTGAAACTGAAGATAGAGTTCAAGTGTTAACACATTTTGGATTAAACACAGTTAAATTAAAAGGAGAAGGGTTTGAAATAATTGCTAAAGAAGGAAGTAAAGTTAAAGCAGGGGATCCTATAGTTAAATTTGATTATGATTTCTTAAAATCTAATGCAGATTCTTTAATAACACCTGTTGTTATACTTGAAACTGAGGAATATAAATCAGTTATACCAGTAAAAGGAATTGATACAGCAATTTCAGGAGAAACAGTAATAATTAATATAGAAAAGTAA
- the trpS gene encoding tryptophan--tRNA ligase: MRSLSGIQPSGVLHLGNYFGALKQFVDMQDNYDGLYFVADYHSLTSQINPEILKTQSMNIVMDYIASGLDPKKSAIFLQSSIPLHTELMWILSNLTPMALLERGHAYKDKVAKGIKANVGLFNYPVLMAADILLYEPDFVPVGKDQKQHIEFTRDFAVKFNEFYGKEVFKLPEALILDSVATVVGTDGEKMSKSYGNIINMYAPEKILKKQVMSIVTDSAGLEDSKNPDNNITKLYSLFADENEIRAMKEKFIAGNYGYGHAKKELLERILDYFKEQREKRFALENNLDYVKEVLRNGRETANKIAEAKMKEVRKAIGLISDEI; encoded by the coding sequence ATGAGAAGTTTATCAGGAATACAACCTAGTGGAGTACTTCATTTAGGTAACTATTTTGGAGCCTTAAAACAATTTGTTGATATGCAAGATAATTATGATGGACTCTATTTTGTAGCAGATTATCATTCTCTTACAAGTCAAATAAATCCAGAAATATTAAAAACACAAAGTATGAATATAGTTATGGACTATATAGCATCAGGATTAGACCCTAAAAAATCAGCTATATTTTTACAATCATCTATACCTTTACATACAGAGCTTATGTGGATATTATCTAATCTTACTCCTATGGCATTGCTTGAAAGAGGACATGCGTATAAGGATAAAGTAGCAAAAGGTATAAAAGCAAATGTTGGACTATTTAATTATCCTGTGTTAATGGCAGCAGATATTCTACTTTATGAACCTGATTTTGTTCCGGTAGGAAAAGATCAAAAACAACATATTGAGTTTACTAGAGATTTTGCAGTTAAATTTAATGAATTTTATGGAAAAGAAGTATTTAAATTACCTGAGGCTTTAATACTTGATAGTGTTGCAACTGTAGTTGGAACTGATGGTGAAAAAATGTCTAAGTCATATGGGAATATAATAAACATGTATGCACCTGAAAAAATATTAAAAAAACAAGTTATGAGTATAGTTACAGATTCAGCAGGACTTGAAGATTCTAAAAATCCAGATAATAATATTACTAAACTTTATTCTTTATTTGCTGATGAAAATGAAATAAGGGCTATGAAAGAAAAATTTATAGCAGGAAATTATGGTTATGGTCATGCCAAAAAAGAATTATTAGAAAGAATTTTAGACTATTTTAAGGAGCAAAGGGAAAAAAGATTTGCTTTAGAAAATAATTTAGATTATGTAAAAGAAGTGTTAAGAAATGGAAGAGAAACAGCAAACAAAATAGCAGAAGCTAAAATGAAAGAAGTAAGAAAAGCTATTGGTCTTATAAGTGATGAAATATGA